From the genome of Papaver somniferum cultivar HN1 chromosome 2, ASM357369v1, whole genome shotgun sequence, one region includes:
- the LOC113354158 gene encoding cytochrome P450 71A1-like translates to MSLRVLLQWGSALMEQPGAATSLLIVLFIIPIGLFFIMFGFKTKTKLHLPPSPPNKLPILGHLFQIGRLPHVNLQRLARKHGSLMLLYLGNIPLLVVSSAELAKEIFHTHDHVFASRPFMYVAKKFSYNYKDFAFTPYGEYWKQMRKICVLQLLNAKRIHSFRSIRTEEVAAMLDKISSGSGGTSNLSSPSSSPDDKSYVAVDLTGILMSFTSDVICRVALGRKYSDEEMIGRKFGDMVRDMFCLFSVENVGDFIPWLSWVNNFNGLYRKVDKTFKEFDGFLDVVVEEHIQGRKKRASLLSTSSDCTTEEDFVDVLLGIHECGGSTGDLLEKDNIKAIVLDIFIGATDSSTSLLEWAMAEHLRNPKIMKQAQEEVRGIVKGKPNVTEDDLGEMHYLHAVIKETLRVHPPAPLLVPHQSIESSKLQGYDIPANAIILTNAWAIGRDPISWKEPENFEPQRFMNSSIDYKGQHFEFIPFGVGRRGCPGIHFAECVIELALANLLHRFDWVLPNGLKEHELDMSEAGVGVITTKKTPLVIVAIDHLQTSHQWHTSVCK, encoded by the exons ATGTCTCTAAGAGTATTGCTACAATGGGGATCAGCGTTAATGGAGCAACCAGGTGCAGCAACCTCACTACTAATAGTTCTGTTTATAATTCCTATTGGTCTCTTCTTTATCATGTTTGgatttaaaacaaaaacaaaactgcATTTACCTCCTTCACCTCCTAATAAGCTTCCAATTCTTGGTCATCTATTTCAAATAGGAAGACTCCCTCACGTAAATCTTCAACGTTTAGCTCGAAAACATGGTTCTCTCATGCTTTTATACTTGGGTAATATTCCATTACTTGTTGTATCTTCTGCTGAATTAGCTAAAGAAATCTTCCATACCCATGACCATGTCTTCGCTAGTAGACCTTTTATGTATGTTGCCAAGAAATTTTCCTATAACTACAAGGACTTTGCATTTACACCGTACGGCGAGTATTGGAAACAAATGCGAAAAATTTGCGTACTTCAACTTTTAAATGCAAAGAGAATACACTCGTTTCGATCAATAAGAACAGAAGAAGTAGCAGCCATGCTCGATAAGATCAGTAGTGGTAGTGGTGGTACTTCAAatctttcttctccatcatcaTCACCGGATGACAAGAGTTATGTGGCGGTAGATTTGACGGGAATCTTGATGTCGTTTACGTCGGATGTTATATGCAGAGTTGCGTTAGGGAGAAAATACTCTGATGAAGAAATGATTGGGAGGAAGTTCGGAGATATGGTCAGGgatatgttttgtttgttttctgtTGAGAATGTCGGAGACTTTATACCTTGGCTTTCATGGGTGAATAATTTCAATGGCTTATACAGAAAAGTGGACAAGACCTTCAAAGAATTTGATGGCTTTCTAGATGTTGTCGTCGAAGAACACATTCAAGGTCGTAAGAAAAGGGCATCTTTACTATCGACATCAAGTGATTGCACCACTGAAGAAGATTTTGTCGACGTGTTGCTTGGCATTCACGAATGTGGTGGATCAACCGGGGATTTACTTGAAAAAGATAACATCAAAGCCATCGTTCTG GATATTTTTATCGGTGCAACTGATTCATCGACTTCACTTCTAGAATGGGCAATGGCCGAGCATCTAAGGAACCCAAAGATTATGAAACAAGCtcaagaagaagtaagagggATAGTAAAAGGGAAACCAAATGTCACAGAAGATGATCTCGGCGAAATGCATTACTTGCATGCTGTGATTAAGGAAACTCTACGGGTCCATCCACCAGCTCCCTTACTCGTTCCACACCAGTCGATTGAATCCAGCAAACTGCAAGGTTATGATATTCCAGCCAATGCTATAATCTTAACCAATGCTTGGGCCATCGGAAGAGACCCCATTTCATGGAAAGAACCTGAGAACTTCGAACCACAGAGATTCATGAATTCTTCTATTGATTACAAAGGACAACATTTCGAGTTTATTCCGTTTGGAGTTGGAAGAAGGGGTTGCCCTGGAATACACTTTGCAGAATGCGTGATTGAACTGGCTCTAGCTAATCTTTTACATCGATTTGACTGGGTGTTGCCTAATGGTCTAAAAGAACATGAGCTAGATATGTCGGAAGCAGGCGTTGGTGTTATAACCACCAAGAAGACTCCATTAGTTATTGTTGCAATTGATCATCTTCAAACATCCCACCAATGGCATACTAGTGTATGCAAGTGA
- the LOC113354160 gene encoding dehydrodolichyl diphosphate synthase 2-like produces the protein MEKVVDMEQQQAKEMGKFVVFDAKDIWPAHEDLPAGLIRERIPKHVAFIMDGSRRWAIKRGLEPTLGHNASSHSVKLLAQLCCNWGIKVMTVFAFSTGNWVRPQVEVDFLMDTFELVSLRDVEVFMRNEVRISIIGDTTKLPTGLQQALSKATEITKNYAKLHLIVGINYGGREDILQACQSISRKVKDNLIKPEDINENLFNQELDTKCTEFPYPDLLVRTSGEHRISNFLMWQLAYSEIYFEDCLWPDFGEKEFVKALRSFQDRRRRYGGQDEDNLGVESRNQSN, from the exons atggagaaggtggtggacaTGGAGCAGCAACAGGCTAAAGAGATGGGTAAATTTGTTGTTTTTGATGCTAAGGATATCTGGCCTGCTCATGAGGATTTGCCTGCAGGTCTAATTCGTGAACGTATTCCAAAACACGTTGCATTTATCATGGATGGAAGCCGAAGGTGGGCTATTAAGAGAGGATTGGAGCCTACTCTAGGTCATAATGCATCATCTCATAGTGTAAAACTTCTTGCTCAGTTATGTTGTAATTGGGGTATTAAGGTCATGACAGTATTTGCATTCTCTACTGGGAACTGGGTTCGACCTCAA GTTGAGGTTGACTTCTTAATGGACACATTCGAGCTAGTTTCCTTGAGAGACGTCGAGGTTTTCATGAG GAATGAGGTTCGAATATCTATAATAGGGGACACCACAAAGCTACCAACTGGACTACAACAAGCGCTGTCAAAGGCAACAGAAATAACGAAGAACTACGCGAAACTTCATTTGATCGTGGGAATCAACTACGGCGGTAGAGAAGACATATTACAAGCATGTCAAAGTATCTCTCGCAAAGTAAAAGATAATCTCATCAAACCAGAAGACATCAACGAAAACCTATTTAATCAAGAGCTTGATACAAAGTGTACTGAATTCCCTTACCCTGATCTACTAGTCAGAACTAGTGGCGAACATAGGATCAGTAACTTCTTAATGTGGCAATTAGCTTACTCCGAAATTTATTTTGAGGATTGTCTCTGGCCTGACTTTGGCGAGAAAGAATTTGTCAAGGCATTACGATCCTTTCAAGATAGACGGAGACGATACGGAGGACAAGATGAAGACAATTTGGGAGTGGAAAGTCGTAATCAATCTAACTGA
- the LOC113354159 gene encoding ABC transporter G family member 6-like, which translates to MSYEDDIEEPNNMMKTSITPFVLAFSNLSYSLNTGTKMTLPTSIFSRKYTKKLHKSSKEKILLNDISGEAREGEILAILGPSGSGKSTLLDALANRISTKSLKGSVTMNGETLEVGVLKMISAYVMQDDLLFPMLTVEETLMFSAEFRLPRSFSKTKKMARVQAVIDELGLRNAANTLIGDEGHRGISGGERRRVSIGVDIIHDPIMLFLDEPISGLDSSCAYMVVKVLQRIARTGRIVIMSVHQPSSRVVGLLDQMIFLSQGETVYYGSPTHLSLFLSDFGHPIPENEDRAEFMLDLYSGLESIPGGTKSIVEFNKLRQKLVNNQQFNSDYSNGLRVSIKQAIISRGKLNDSINVIDVAQTSTISKFANPFWVEIVILVKRSLTNSKRVPKVFMLQIGGVVFIGCILASVYWQLDKTGRGIEERIGFFAFIVTTIFFCSTDVLAVFLQERYIFMRETTYNSYRRSSYVLYHSILVIPSLFIFSILLASLTFLPVGLDGGFSSFLFYFFAIFASFWSANSLVSLVSGLVSQVTLGYIVVMPLIGSFLHLSGFFINRDRIPSYWIWFHYISAVKYPYQAILLNEFDKPNMCLLEGVAPDRSCLLFGLDIVRKEDATDLSKWSCFWITLAMGVFYRILLYISLLFGSRNKRK; encoded by the coding sequence ATGTCTTATGAGGATGATATTGAAGAACCTAACAACATGATGAAAACATCTATTACTCCATTTGTTCTCGCATTCAGTAATCTGAGTTACAGCCTTAATACAGGTACGAAAATGACGCTTCCTACTAGTATATTTAGCCGAAAATATACCAAAAAACTACACAAGTCCTCCAAGGAGAAAATCTTGTTGAATGATATCTCAGGTGAAGCTAGAGAAGGAGAAATTCTAGCTATTCTTGGTCCCAGTGGGTCGGGGAAGTCAACCTTGCTGGATGCCCTTGCGAATAGGATCTCTACGAAAAGCTTGAAAGGATCAGTAACAATGAACGGTGAAACACTAGAGGTAGGGGTTCTTAAAATGATATCCGCTTATGTCATGCAAGACGATTTGTTATTCCCTATGTTAACAGTTGAAGAGACACTAATGTTCTCGGCGGAGTTTAGATTGCCTCGTTCGTTCTCAAAAACCAAGAAAATGGCAAGAGTTCAAGCTGTGATCGATGAGCTTGGGTTGCGTAATGCAGCAAATACCTTAATAGGAGATGAAGGTCATAGAGGCATCTCTGGTGGCGAACGTCGTCGTGTTTCAATTGGAGTTGATATAATTCATGATCCCATTATGTTGTTTCTTGACGAGCCAATCTCAGGACTTGATTCATCGTGTGCTTACATGGTGGTGAAAGTCCTTCAACGAATTGCTCGGACTGGGAGGATAGTTATTATGTCCGTTCACCAACCTAGTTCCAGAGTTGTTGGTCTACTCGACCAAATGATCTTCCTCTCACAAGGGGAAACCGTCTACTACGGTTCACCCACTCATCTCTCACTTTTCTTGTCGGACTTTGGACATCCTATCCCTGAGAATGAAGATAGAGCCGAATTCATGCTAGATTTATACAGCGGACTTGAAAGCATACCTGGTGGGACAAAAAGTATCGTCGAATTCAACAAACTGCGACAGAAATTAGTAAACAACCAGCAATTCAATTCAGACTATTCTAATGGGTTGCGTGTAAGCATAAAACAAGCAATTATATCAAGGGGAAAACTCAATGACAGTATTAATGTTATCGACGTTGCTCAAACATCTACCATCTCGAAATTTGCAAATCCATTCTGGGTTGAGATCGTTATATTGGTGAAACGATCATTAACAAACTCAAAGCGAGTTCCCAAAGTGTTTATGCTTCAAATTGGTGGTGTTGTGTTCATAGGTTGTATCTTAGCCAGTGTGTATTGGCAGCTTGATAAAACAGGAAGAGGTATTGAAGAACGGATAGGGTTCTTCGCTTTTATAGTGACCACCATCTTCTTTTGCTCCACAGATGTGCTAGCCGTATTCCTCCAAGAAAGGTACATCTTTATGAGAGAAACAACTTATAACTCATACCGTCGTTCATCTTATGTTCTGTATCACTCAATTCTAGTTATACCCTCGTTATTCATATTTTCTATTTTACTAGCATCATTGACGTTCTTGCCAGTAGgtctagatggtggattttcaagtTTCTTATTCTATTTCTTTGCGATATTCGCATCATTTTGGTCGGCTAACTCGTTAGTTAGTTTGGTCTCAGGATTGGTTTCTCAAGTTACGTTGGGTTACATTGTAGTTATGCCTCTAATTGGCTCATTCCTTCACTTGAGTGGTTTCTTTATAAACAGAGATAGAATTCCATCATATTGGATATGGTTCCATTATATTTCTGCTGTAAAATATCCATATCAGGCCATCCTGTTAAACGAATTCGACAAGCCAAATATGTGTCTGCTAGAAGGTGTTGCTCCAGATAGGTCTTGCTTACTGTTTGGATTGGATATAGTGAGAAAGGAAGACGCTACCGACTTAAGCAAATGGAGTTGCTTTTGGATCACTTTAGCGATGGGCGTTTTCTACAGAATTCTCTTGTatatttctttactgtttggcaGCAGGAACAAGAGGAAGTAG